In the Hylaeus volcanicus isolate JK05 chromosome 1, UHH_iyHylVolc1.0_haploid, whole genome shotgun sequence genome, one interval contains:
- the LOC128880734 gene encoding alanine--tRNA ligase, mitochondrial isoform X1: MNFLSLNRSYSCGTPTAIKKSAKLIRNEFLDYFKKDLGHTFVRSSPVLPINDHTVAFVNAGMNQFKGVLLDYYNPPASKVVNSQKCIRISGKHNDLNIVGNDTYHHTFFEMLGNWSFGDYFKKEACCYAWDLLTKHYGINEEFLYVTYFSGNEQLGLKPDLECKDIWLSIGVSKDKILPFGMQDNFWEMGVSGPCGPCTEIHVDHTKEIVNRSMQVNKGYTDLTELWNIVFIQYERLTDGTIVPLPKCHVDTGMGFERLVSLLQGKKSNYDTDLFQPLFKAIQRYVNAPEYKGQFYNDENALDIGYRILADHSRMITVALADGVMPEENNKLRRIIRKAIDIGEKTFKKQGILSELSYVVADNLGDVYPELQNNLKKVQKIIEFEENLLKRLRNTSGKEWKKMVKTHPELVAVTDYTGAGLLSGYKYFQSILKDSKETKVLSGDVAFKLYDTYGLSVETITELAQIESLHFEENSFQNILENRRCESRMGLEKNNGMAIKAAVELLKKNSKPKTNDTFKYEYVFDGNNFQFPTIESKIVGLIVNGSLILNRENEIAIKDICSNIHEKMIDTNTKLDQEDEIGIILDKTLCYSLEGGQKSDNGVICTNDLIFNINNVNKINGYVIHFGKFAQIDKKYSEKKLKVGDSCVVSINPELRTGTMQHHTAAHLLNASLKQIMQAIYPRNSIIYSHALKMQFNSFGEKLSLEQLKRIENSINSVIRADVPVTTKIMNSQELLTEDFVTLIPGEIYPYTGIRVVNIETDDLKSKEACCGTHVHKTGVLEHFCFLRYDSKGVANFTVKAVVGSPARSAKLEGENMQHKITNLEHGLKANEITYETFKLISYDIENEIINNKENLISYIIKKECLLKLQDINKNAWVIAKEMEK; the protein is encoded by the exons atgaattttttgtcaTTAAATCGATCATACAGTTGTGGTACCCCTACTGCAATTAAGAAGAGTGCAAAATTgattagaaatgaatttttggattatttcaaaaaagatTTGGGACATACTTTCGTTCGATCAAGTCCTGTTCTCCCAATTAATGACCATACAGTTGCATTTGTTAATGCTGGCATGAACCAA tTTAAAGGGGTATTGTTAGATTATTATAATCCACCTGCATCAAAAGTTGTGAATTCACAAAAATGTATTAGAATTAGTGGAAAACACAATGACCTAAATATTGTTGGAAATGATACTTATCATCATACATTCTTCGAAATGTTAGGAAATTGGTCTTTTGGAGACTATTTTAAG aaagaagCTTGTTGTTATGCTTGGgatttattaacaaaacatTATGGTATCaatgaagaatttttgtatgtaacATACTTTTCTGGAAACGAGCAATTAGGATTAAAACCAGATCTAGAATGTAAAGATATTTGGTTAAGCATTGGGGTGTccaaagataaaattttaccaTTTGGGATGCAAGATAATTTTTGGGAAATGGGTGTTTCAGGACCATGTGGTCCTTGTACAGAAATACATGTAGATCATACAAAAGAAATAGTAAATCGATCCATGCAAGTTAACAAGGGTTATACAGATCTCACAGAATTATGGAATATAGTGTTTATACAATATGAACG attAACAGATGGCACAATAGTACCATTACCAAAATGTCATGTAGACACAGGCATGGGATTTGAAAGATTGGTTTCATTATTGCAGGgaaagaaatcaaattatGACACAGATCTATTCCAACCACTTTTTAAAGCTATTCAGAGATATGTAAATGCACCAGAATATAAAGGGCAATTTTATAATGATGAAAATGCACTTGACATTGGATATAGAATATTAGCAGATCATAGTAGAATGATTACTGTAGCATTAGCAGATGGAGTGATGCCAGAGGAAAA tAACAAGCTTAGAAGGATAATAAGAAAAGCAATTGATATAGgtgaaaaaacatttaaaaagcaGGGGATACTTTCAGAACTTTCATATGTTGTAGCAGACAATTTGGGTGATGTATATccagaattacaaaataatcttaaaaaG GtccaaaaaataatagaatttgaagAGAATCTACTTAAAAGATTACGAAATACTTCTGGtaaagaatggaaaaaaatggttaaaacACATCCTGAATTAGTAGCAGTTACTGATTATACGGGTGCTGGTTTATTAAGTGGTTATAAGTACTTTCAAAGTATACTTAAAGATTC GAAAGAAACCAAAGTATTATCAGGAGATGTTGCTTTTAAATTGTATGATACATATGGTTTAAGTGTGGAGACAATAACTGAACTTGCACAAATTGAATCTTtacattttgaagaaaatagttttcaaaatatattagagAATCGTAGGTGTGAATCTAGGATGggtttagaaaaaaataatggaatgGCCATAAAAGCAGCTGTAGaactacttaaaaaaaattctaaaccaAAAACTAATGACACTTTTAAATATGAGTATGTTTTTgatggaaataattttcagtttcCCACAATTGAGAGTAAAATTGTAGGATTGATTGTAAATG gtaGTTTGATATTAAacagagaaaatgaaattgcgaTTAAAGATATATGTTCAAATATTCACGAGAAAATGATTGATACTAATACTAAATTGGATCAAGAAGATGAAATTGGAATTATATTGGATAAAACATTATGTTATTCATTGGAAGGTGGTCAAAAATCAGATAATGGTGTTATTTGTACAAATGACctcattttcaatataaataatgtgaataaaattaatggttATGTTATACATTTCGgaaaatttgcacaaattgataaaaa atattcggaaaaaaaattgaaagtggGAGACAGTTGTGTTGTGTCTATTAATCCGGAACTTCGAACAGGAACAATGCAACACCATACCGCGGcacatttattaaatgcatCTTTAAAGCAAATCATGCAAGCAATTTATCCAcgtaattctattatttactCACATgctttaaaaatgcaatttaactCTTTTGGGGAGAAACTCTCGTTAGAACAGctaaaaagaattgaaaattctataaacAGTGTTATACGCGCTGATGTTCCTGTTACGACAAAAATCATGAATTCGCAAGAATTATTAACAGAGgattttgtaacattaataCCAGGAGAAATTTATCCTTACACAGGAATTCGAGTTGTGAATATTGAAACTGATGACTTAAAATCGAA aGAAGCCTGTTGTGGCACACATGTACATAAAACAGGTGTATTGGAacacttttgttttttaagaTATGATTCAAAAGGGGTAGCAAATTTTACTGTTAAAGCAGTTGTAGGATCACCTGCTAGGTCTGCTAAATTGGAAGGTGAAAATATGCAACATAAAATTACCAATTTAGAACATGGATTGAAAGCTAATGAAATTACATAtgaaacattcaaattaattagttacgatattgaaaatgaaataattaataataaagaaaatttaatatcgtatattattaaaaaagagtGTTTGCTAAAACTacaagatataaataaaaatgcttgggtgattgcaaaagaaatggaaaa GTAA
- the LOC128880734 gene encoding alanine--tRNA ligase, mitochondrial isoform X2, which produces MNFLSLNRSYSCGTPTAIKKSAKLIRNEFLDYFKKDLGHTFVRSSPVLPINDHTVAFVNAGMNQFKGVLLDYYNPPASKVVNSQKCIRISGKHNDLNIVGNDTYHHTFFEMLGNWSFGDYFKKEACCYAWDLLTKHYGINEEFLYVTYFSGNEQLGLKPDLECKDIWLSIGVSKDKILPFGMQDNFWEMGVSGPCGPCTEIHVDHTKEIVNRSMQVNKGYTDLTELWNIVFIQYERLTDGTIVPLPKCHVDTGMGFERLVSLLQGKKSNYDTDLFQPLFKAIQRYVNAPEYKGQFYNDENALDIGYRILADHSRMITVALADGVMPEENNKLRRIIRKAIDIGEKTFKKQGILSELSYVVADNLGDVYPELQNNLKKVQKIIEFEENLLKRLRNTSGKEWKKMVKTHPELVAVTDYTGAGLLSGYKYFQSILKDSKETKVLSGDVAFKLYDTYGLSVETITELAQIESLHFEENSFQNILENRRCESRMGLEKNNGMAIKAAVELLKKNSKPKTNDTFKYEYVFDGNNFQFPTIESKIVGLIVNGSLILNRENEIAIKDICSNIHEKMIDTNTKLDQEDEIGIILDKTLCYSLEGGQKSDNGVICTNDLIFNINNVNKINGYVIHFGKFAQIDKKYSEKKLKVGDSCVVSINPELRTGTMQHHTAAHLLNASLKQIMQAIYPRNSIIYSHALKMQFNSFGEKLSLEQLKRIENSINSVIRADVPVTTKIMNSQELLTEDFVTLIPGEIYPYTGIRVVNIETDDLKSK; this is translated from the exons atgaattttttgtcaTTAAATCGATCATACAGTTGTGGTACCCCTACTGCAATTAAGAAGAGTGCAAAATTgattagaaatgaatttttggattatttcaaaaaagatTTGGGACATACTTTCGTTCGATCAAGTCCTGTTCTCCCAATTAATGACCATACAGTTGCATTTGTTAATGCTGGCATGAACCAA tTTAAAGGGGTATTGTTAGATTATTATAATCCACCTGCATCAAAAGTTGTGAATTCACAAAAATGTATTAGAATTAGTGGAAAACACAATGACCTAAATATTGTTGGAAATGATACTTATCATCATACATTCTTCGAAATGTTAGGAAATTGGTCTTTTGGAGACTATTTTAAG aaagaagCTTGTTGTTATGCTTGGgatttattaacaaaacatTATGGTATCaatgaagaatttttgtatgtaacATACTTTTCTGGAAACGAGCAATTAGGATTAAAACCAGATCTAGAATGTAAAGATATTTGGTTAAGCATTGGGGTGTccaaagataaaattttaccaTTTGGGATGCAAGATAATTTTTGGGAAATGGGTGTTTCAGGACCATGTGGTCCTTGTACAGAAATACATGTAGATCATACAAAAGAAATAGTAAATCGATCCATGCAAGTTAACAAGGGTTATACAGATCTCACAGAATTATGGAATATAGTGTTTATACAATATGAACG attAACAGATGGCACAATAGTACCATTACCAAAATGTCATGTAGACACAGGCATGGGATTTGAAAGATTGGTTTCATTATTGCAGGgaaagaaatcaaattatGACACAGATCTATTCCAACCACTTTTTAAAGCTATTCAGAGATATGTAAATGCACCAGAATATAAAGGGCAATTTTATAATGATGAAAATGCACTTGACATTGGATATAGAATATTAGCAGATCATAGTAGAATGATTACTGTAGCATTAGCAGATGGAGTGATGCCAGAGGAAAA tAACAAGCTTAGAAGGATAATAAGAAAAGCAATTGATATAGgtgaaaaaacatttaaaaagcaGGGGATACTTTCAGAACTTTCATATGTTGTAGCAGACAATTTGGGTGATGTATATccagaattacaaaataatcttaaaaaG GtccaaaaaataatagaatttgaagAGAATCTACTTAAAAGATTACGAAATACTTCTGGtaaagaatggaaaaaaatggttaaaacACATCCTGAATTAGTAGCAGTTACTGATTATACGGGTGCTGGTTTATTAAGTGGTTATAAGTACTTTCAAAGTATACTTAAAGATTC GAAAGAAACCAAAGTATTATCAGGAGATGTTGCTTTTAAATTGTATGATACATATGGTTTAAGTGTGGAGACAATAACTGAACTTGCACAAATTGAATCTTtacattttgaagaaaatagttttcaaaatatattagagAATCGTAGGTGTGAATCTAGGATGggtttagaaaaaaataatggaatgGCCATAAAAGCAGCTGTAGaactacttaaaaaaaattctaaaccaAAAACTAATGACACTTTTAAATATGAGTATGTTTTTgatggaaataattttcagtttcCCACAATTGAGAGTAAAATTGTAGGATTGATTGTAAATG gtaGTTTGATATTAAacagagaaaatgaaattgcgaTTAAAGATATATGTTCAAATATTCACGAGAAAATGATTGATACTAATACTAAATTGGATCAAGAAGATGAAATTGGAATTATATTGGATAAAACATTATGTTATTCATTGGAAGGTGGTCAAAAATCAGATAATGGTGTTATTTGTACAAATGACctcattttcaatataaataatgtgaataaaattaatggttATGTTATACATTTCGgaaaatttgcacaaattgataaaaa atattcggaaaaaaaattgaaagtggGAGACAGTTGTGTTGTGTCTATTAATCCGGAACTTCGAACAGGAACAATGCAACACCATACCGCGGcacatttattaaatgcatCTTTAAAGCAAATCATGCAAGCAATTTATCCAcgtaattctattatttactCACATgctttaaaaatgcaatttaactCTTTTGGGGAGAAACTCTCGTTAGAACAGctaaaaagaattgaaaattctataaacAGTGTTATACGCGCTGATGTTCCTGTTACGACAAAAATCATGAATTCGCAAGAATTATTAACAGAGgattttgtaacattaataCCAGGAGAAATTTATCCTTACACAGGAATTCGAGTTGTGAATATTGAAACTGATGACTTAAAATCGAAGTAG
- the LOC128880754 gene encoding probable ATP-dependent RNA helicase pitchoune, which produces MSVPDKVLMRKIKKREKRKLQILKEREQQAQDVNENETAIEDSEENITENGVEVSNAAEQYCIEEGPVKKKKRKTKDDKNVNNATKSYDTSIHEHSVSEEHNVNNVAMNLPGSTIGLTVSSDTSFKVLEGTVCENTLKAIQDMGFTNMTEIQAKSIPPLLEGRDLVGAAKTGSGKTLAFLIPAIELINKLKFMPRNGTGCIIISPTRELSMQTFGVLKELMKYHFHTYGLLMGGANRQTEAQKLAKGINIIVATPGRLLDHLQNTPDFLYKNLQCLIIDEADRILDIGFEEEMKQIINILPKRRQTMLFSATQTKKIEMLTTLALRKEPVYVGVDDDKEKATVEGLEQGYVVSPSEKRFLLLFTFLKKNRKKKVMVFFSSCMSVKYHHELLNYIDLPVLSIHGKQKQTKRTTTFFQFCNATSGILLCTDVAARGLDIPAVDWIVQYDPPDDPKEYIHRVGRTARGEGSSGHALLILRPEELGFLRYLKQAKVPVNEFDFSWNKIADIQLQLEKLISKNYFLNMSAKEAFKAYVRAYDSHHLKQIFDIETLDLAKVAKSFGFVVPPAMDLKVGISKNSRPRKRLGGGGYGYFKSMNNPNSEKQPLRKKTFQQKKKYENDKRQFAR; this is translated from the exons atgtcagtGCCTGATAAAGTGTTGATGCGAAAGATTaagaaaagagagaagaggaaacttcaaatattgaaagaacGGGAACAACAAGCACAAGATG taaacgaaaatgaaactGCAATTGAGGAttcagaagaaaatattacggAAAATGGAGTGGAAGTTTCAAATGCAGCCGAACAATATTGCATAGAGGAGGGACCAGTCAAAA agaaaaaaagaaaaacaaaagatgataaaaatgttaataatgcCACCAAATCCTATGACACTTCTATACATGAACACTCTGTGTCAGAAGAGCataatgttaataatgtaGCTATGAATT TACCGGGATCTACAATAGGGTTAACAGTATCAAGTGATACAAGTTTTAAAGTATTAGAAGGAACAGTGTGTGAAAATACATTAAAAGCAATACAAGATATGGGTTTTACAAACATGACAGAAATACAAGCAAAGTCTATTCCTCCCTTATTAGAAGGTAGAGATTTGGTGGGTGCTGCAAAAACAGGATCTGGAAAGACTTTAGCATTCTTAATACCAGCCATtgaactaataaataaattgaaatttatgccCCGCAATG GTACAGgttgtattattatatctcCAACACGAGAATTGTCCATGCAAACATTTGGAGTCTTGAAGGAACtgatgaaatatcattttcatacatatggCTTACTAATGGGTGGTGCTAATAGACAGACTGAAGCTCAAAAGCTTGCAAaaggaattaatattattgtagcTACGCCTGGTAGATTACTAGATCACTTGCAAAATACTCCtgattttttgtataaaaaccTTCAGTGCCTCATTATCGATGAAGCAGATCGTATTTTAGATATTGGttttgaagaagaaatgaaacaaattattaatattctaccAA AAAGAAGGCAAACAATGTTATTTAGTGCAACACAAActaagaaaatagaaatgttgacAACTTTAGCTTTAAGAAAGGAGCCAGTTTATGTTGGTGTTGATGATGACAAAGAAAAAGCAACAGTAGAAGGTTTAGAACAGGGTTATGTAGTTAGTCCTAGTGAAAAAAGATTCCTACTTCTATTtacctttttaaaaaagaataggaagaaaaaagttatGGTTTTCTTCAGTTCTTGCATGTCAGTTAAATATCATCATGAACTTCTAAACTACATTGACTTACCAGTACTAAGTATACAT gggaaacagaaacaaacaaaaagaacaacaacattttttcaattttgtaatgctACATCTGGTATACTTCTCTGCACTGATGTAGCCGCGCGTGGTCTTGATATACCAGCTGTTGATTGGATTGTACAATATGATCCACCAGATGATCCTAAG GAATATATTCATCGCGTTGGTAGAACAGCACGAGGAGAAGGAAGCAGTGGTCatgctttattaattttaaggcCAGAAGAACTTGGTTTTCTTCGTTATCTTAAACAAGCTAAAGTGCCAGTAAATGAATTTGATTTCTCATGGAATAAGATTGCTGATATTCAATTGCAg CTGGAAAAGttgatttctaaaaattattttttaaatatgtcaGCAAAAGAGGCATTTAAAGCATATGTAAGAGCATATGATTCTCACCATTTAAAGCAAATCTTCGACATTGAAACTTTGGACTTGGCAAAAGTTGCGAAATCTTTTGGATTTGTTGTGCCACCAGCTATGGACCTGA AAGTAGGAATAAGCAAGAACTCGCGACCACGGAAAAGATTAGGTGGAGGCGGTTATGGGtattttaaaagtatgaaCAATCCAAATTCGGAGAAGCAACCGCTTCGCAAGAAGACTTttcaacagaagaaaaaatatgaaaacgataAACGACAATTTGCTAGATAA